The DNA window GAGCGGGCGGATTTTGGAGTCCAGCAGCGGGATTTGCCCTTCCCCTCATCCTCGCGCATGCCGGCTCCACCCTTCCGGCCCACGGGAAGGGGGGAAAGCTGCCCCCAGTCCTTCCCGTGGGGGAGAGGGAGGAAGTGAAAAGCTCCTGTCGAGAAGCGCTGGGGCGGACGGCCTCTGTTCGGCGGGGCGCGGGCGGATAAAACATGAACATCTGGTTCAGCGAGTGAGAACTCCCGGCGCTGCACCTCTCGCCTGCCGATCTACCGGTTTTGGAGGGGAAGCGCACCGCGGTCTGCCGCCGATCTCCCGGCGTTCCCGACCCATCCTGTGAACATCGAGCAATAGGGTGACACTGCTATGACACGATGGGAAATTTATGAATACCTTCTCAAGGGATTGTATCTGGGTTTGTGGGTATTTCTGGCATTGCAAGTGCCACAGGAAGAGGCTGATCTTTGGGTAAAAATTGTCTGGACGACGAGTTGGATGGTGATAGCATTTGTTGTTGTATTTTTACTGGCTTCTCTTTGGCAGGTAATTCGGGGAATACGTCCGTGGAGGAATTGGTTAGCGTTTCCGATATTTGTTTTATTAGAGAGTCCGACGTTTATATATACAGGCATATTGATGGGTGTGGTGATTAGTGTGTATTCGGGGAATCCGGCGGCGGAGGGCTGGGTGGGACCGCTGGTGGAGCGGTTGGGCAGCAGTTTTGAGGACATCCGCCACAGTTTTCCCAGTTCCGAGTGGTTGAGTTATTGTATTGCTGGGGGATTGCTGTTAGGTTATGGGTTTTATCGGCTGCGGCAGACGGAGGAGCCGCGCTGGCGGCTGTGGCTGGGGCTGGTCCTGGCGGCGGCGTTGGCCTATGTGGCGGTGGCCTTCCTCCAGCGGTTGGAGGCGTTGGATTCCCCCTGGAGCCGGTGGTATCTTGGTATTCATCTCATGTTAGGAATACCCTTTTTCTACATATTGTCATTTTGTGGAGAAGCGGAGGAGTCAGAAGTGGAGATTATGGCATTATGTGCTACATTGGGAGCATCATTACATCTCTTGGGATTTGGGCAACAGATACCCGGTATGGGAGGTGCAACTTCGTTTTTGGTTCCTTTGTTGATTTACTATGTTTATGCGGTTTTTTTGCTTCCGCCGTTGCGTGTATTCAAGCATGTGTTGCGTGGTTATAGTTATATGCATATTGGGCAGTTGCGGGTAGCGTTGGGTTTTTTCCGGCGGGCGTTGAAGTTGGATCCGCGCAGTCGGTGGGCGCTGGAGGGGATGATTCGTTTGCATCGGCGGTTGACGCCGGCGGTGATTGCAGCGGATGCGGAGCTGGCGCGGGTGGTGGATTATGGTTTGTGTTTGGATCGGGCGGGTGCCCTTTTGATGCACCCGCCGACGGCGGAGCAGATGCGGGAGGCGGAGGATTTTCTGGCGTTGGTGGAGCAGAAGCAGCCGCGGTTGCAGGCGCGGGTGGATTATTTGCGGACGCTGGCGGATTTGCACCGGAAGGATTACGAGGCGGCGGCGGCGCGGCTGGCGCGGCTGCTGGACCCGTCGGCGGGATATGATCCGGCGGTGCGGCAGGAGGTGTTGTTTGAGGCGTGGGAGCTGGCATTGCGGCTGCATCCGCGGATGGCGGAGGTGGGCCAGGCGGCGCTGCGGCAGCCGGGGCGGCGGATGGAGGCGATCGCAGCGGTGGAGCGGCGCTTGCGGCGTGAACCGCAGAATGAGTCGGCCCGGCAGCTCAAGCGCGAGTTGTACGCGGAGTTGACGGAGAGCGAATTCATCGCGGCGGTGTCGCCCGAGGGCGAGGTGCCCCAGGATTTTGACTATGAATTGACAGCACAGCTTGGGCAGGCGCTGTTGGACGATCCTGAACGGCAGCGGCGGGAGCGGGGGCGGGAATTGCTCCGCATTGCCGCGCGGGGTCTGGCGGGGCGGGCGGTGGGGCTGTATGTCCAATTGGCCGATTCTTACGAGAAGGACGGGGAAGCGGAGAATGCCCAGCGGGCGCTGACGATGGCCTGTCAAGTTGCGCAGCAGATTGGCCCGCGGCGGCTGAGCGAAGAGCAGTACCGGCATTATTTGGCGGCCTTGCAACGGCTGGCCCAGGAGGCGGAGCGGCAGCAGGATTATGCCCGCGCCATCAGTTATTGGCGGCGGTATTTGGAAGACGGAGGGACGGCGGCGCTGGAGACGTATCGCAAGCTGGCCGAGTTGTACGGACAGATCGGCGATCCACTCAATGGATTACTCATGGTAGAAACAGCGTTAACTTATGATAAGAGCGACGCGGATTTGTTGCGGAAGAAGGATACATTCTACTATTCACTTGATTCTAAGCGTCTCGAAGAGGTGCGCGAGAAGGTGGCGCCATGGTTCGATGTCGATTACTGCGTGCGCAAGGCGACGGCGGTGCTCAATGCTCAGCAAGCGAGCGTGGAGCTTTTGGACTGGGCGGCGCATTTGGCGCAGTTGGCGGCGTTGATGCGTCCGCAGAGTAATGCGGTGCGGCTGGTGCAGGCGCGGGTGTTGTTGCGGCGGGGGCAGCGGGAGGAGGGCCTGAAACTTCTCGAAGACATCCACTACGAGAGCGAGAAAGGGAGCGGAGCGGAGGAGGAGGCGTGGTATTTGGCGACGAAGCTTTTGGGGCAGCTTTATCTGGAGGAGCTGAACAAGCCGGAGAATGCGTTGCACTGTTACCTTCAGTACAAGGAGTATTACAAGAGCGGGGCGGACACGCTGTATCAGATTGCGCGCTGTTATGAGGCGCTGGGGGACTGGGTGCGGGCGATGCAGCATTACAAGGCGGTGACGGGTTTTGAGGGGCACCCGCTGGTGTGGGAAGCGGAGGCGGCCTTGCGGCGTTTGCAGGAGGGGAGCCGCTAGGCGGGGGGTTGGTCCCTTGCTCGAAGGGGCTGGGGGGTGTTGCGATTGGAGGCGGAGAGTTGGGGGTTGCGGCGTTCAATGCCCTGGGGATGGGGAGGATGGGCCGGGGGTTATGTGTGGGGGCAGGAGGTAGTAGAGGACGGGAAGCACGAAGAGTGTCAAGAGCATGGCACTGAAGAGGCCCCAGACGATGACGGTGGCCAGGGGGCGTTGGACATCGGAGCCGAGGCCGGTGGCGAGTGATGCGGGCAAGAGGCCGAAGATGGCGACGATGGCGGTGATGAGGATGGGGCGTAAGCGTTGTTGTGCTCCGGTGAGGATGGCAGTTTTGAGGTCGAGGCCGGCTTCCCGGAGGAGGTTGATGCCGCGGACCATGAGCACGCCGTCCATCATGGCGATGCCGAAGAGGGCGCAGAAGCCGACTCCGGTGGAGACGTTGATGTGCATGTGGCGTAGGTCCAGGGCGATGATGGCCCCGAGGGAGGCGAAGGGGATGCCGGCAATCACGAGGATGGCGGAGGTGAGGGAGCGGAAGGTGATGATGAGCAGGAGGAGGATCAAAAGGATGG is part of the Thermogemmata fonticola genome and encodes:
- a CDS encoding tetratricopeptide repeat protein, whose translation is MTRWEIYEYLLKGLYLGLWVFLALQVPQEEADLWVKIVWTTSWMVIAFVVVFLLASLWQVIRGIRPWRNWLAFPIFVLLESPTFIYTGILMGVVISVYSGNPAAEGWVGPLVERLGSSFEDIRHSFPSSEWLSYCIAGGLLLGYGFYRLRQTEEPRWRLWLGLVLAAALAYVAVAFLQRLEALDSPWSRWYLGIHLMLGIPFFYILSFCGEAEESEVEIMALCATLGASLHLLGFGQQIPGMGGATSFLVPLLIYYVYAVFLLPPLRVFKHVLRGYSYMHIGQLRVALGFFRRALKLDPRSRWALEGMIRLHRRLTPAVIAADAELARVVDYGLCLDRAGALLMHPPTAEQMREAEDFLALVEQKQPRLQARVDYLRTLADLHRKDYEAAAARLARLLDPSAGYDPAVRQEVLFEAWELALRLHPRMAEVGQAALRQPGRRMEAIAAVERRLRREPQNESARQLKRELYAELTESEFIAAVSPEGEVPQDFDYELTAQLGQALLDDPERQRRERGRELLRIAARGLAGRAVGLYVQLADSYEKDGEAENAQRALTMACQVAQQIGPRRLSEEQYRHYLAALQRLAQEAERQQDYARAISYWRRYLEDGGTAALETYRKLAELYGQIGDPLNGLLMVETALTYDKSDADLLRKKDTFYYSLDSKRLEEVREKVAPWFDVDYCVRKATAVLNAQQASVELLDWAAHLAQLAALMRPQSNAVRLVQARVLLRRGQREEGLKLLEDIHYESEKGSGAEEEAWYLATKLLGQLYLEELNKPENALHCYLQYKEYYKSGADTLYQIARCYEALGDWVRAMQHYKAVTGFEGHPLVWEAEAALRRLQEGSR